The genome window GCAAAGCTTAATCCTTTTCTTTTTACCGTCTTTAGCGCAGGCCAACCGCCAATTCTACCGCCACGGCTTCCACAGCCAAACGAACAGATTCCGCCATGGGCAATTCCTGCTGACCGACGATATAATGGTTGCACTTATTCATGGGAATCAGGATTTTTTTCGCCTTGCTGCTTCCTACCGCCACCGCCATAGCCGGAGTGACTTCTCCCAGCAAAGCATTGGCCAGCACGATCCCGGTGGGACCGATGATCAAATCAGCCTCGCCGCTATTATAGATCACCGGATTTTCACCGGTCGCTCCGCTTTCCGCCCCAGCGCGCAGCATGGCCGCGGTCGCCGTACTGTTGGTACCCAAAGCAATCAGCCTGATTTGCGGCCAGCGTTTGAGCAACTGTTCCACAAGCA of Negativicutes bacterium contains these proteins:
- a CDS encoding DUF3842 family protein, translating into MKILVMDGQGGKLGALLVEQLLKRWPQIRLIALGTNSTATAAMLRAGAESGATGENPVIYNSGEADLIIGPTGIVLANALLGEVTPAMAVAVGSSKAKKILIPMNKCNHYIVGQQELPMAESVRLAVEAVAVELAVGLR